A region from the Helcococcus ovis genome encodes:
- a CDS encoding PTS transporter subunit IIC: protein MENKIELKGFLMKILNGTAMGIVVGLIPNAILGEIFKALAPSHPIFKMIHTILLISQAATPTLVGVFIAFQFKMNPIETALLGVSAMIGSGIINLKEGALVAVGIGDLINTMITASIAVYVMSLIRGKLGSLTMIVAPLIVVLVAGTIGTLLLPYVKQITTGIGAIIKNFTELQPLLMSILLSISFAIIIVSPISTVAIAYAVGLQGLASGAANMGIASAAMTLIVGAMYVNKIGIPFSVFLGSMKMYMPNWLKYPVMNIPLILNAIVAGIVTYIFNIQGTTASAGFGFSGLVGPINAYSLMQGGSALLNAILIFVSYFVITFVSAYIIEIICTKVLKLYSRDIFIYEANK, encoded by the coding sequence ATGGAAAACAAAATCGAACTTAAAGGTTTTCTAATGAAAATCTTAAACGGCACAGCAATGGGAATCGTCGTTGGACTTATACCAAATGCTATCTTAGGAGAAATTTTTAAGGCTTTAGCACCATCTCATCCAATTTTCAAGATGATACATACAATTTTATTAATTTCTCAAGCAGCTACCCCTACATTAGTTGGTGTGTTTATCGCATTTCAATTTAAGATGAACCCAATTGAAACAGCACTATTAGGTGTGTCTGCAATGATTGGTTCGGGGATTATTAACTTAAAAGAGGGAGCTTTAGTAGCAGTAGGTATTGGTGATCTTATAAATACAATGATTACAGCTTCTATCGCAGTTTATGTAATGAGCTTAATCAGAGGTAAATTAGGTAGTTTAACTATGATTGTTGCTCCACTAATTGTGGTACTTGTTGCAGGTACAATCGGGACACTATTATTACCATATGTAAAACAAATCACAACAGGTATTGGTGCTATAATCAAAAACTTCACTGAACTACAACCACTATTAATGAGTATTTTACTATCAATTTCATTTGCAATAATTATTGTTTCACCAATTTCAACAGTTGCTATAGCTTATGCTGTTGGATTACAAGGATTGGCTTCCGGTGCAGCAAACATGGGTATCGCTTCAGCTGCCATGACATTAATCGTTGGTGCAATGTATGTAAACAAAATAGGTATACCATTCTCAGTATTCTTAGGATCAATGAAAATGTACATGCCTAACTGGTTAAAATACCCAGTTATGAATATTCCTTTAATCTTAAACGCAATTGTTGCCGGTATTGTAACTTATATATTTAACATTCAAGGTACAACCGCTTCAGCCGGTTTCGGATTCTCAGGACTTGTCGGACCAATCAACGCATATTCTTTAATGCAAGGTGGTTCAGCATTATTAAATGCAATTTTAATTTTCGTTTCATATTTTGTAATTACATTTGTTTCAGCATATATAATCGAAATAATTTGTACAAAAGTATTAAAATTATATAGCAGAGATATATTCATTTATGAAGCAAATAAATAG
- a CDS encoding D-2-hydroxyacid dehydrogenase, translating to MNLVYFNLKDVEKKAVEQWKAQNPEINLEVTDKDLSLETKDMLIGKDAIIISQIKEIDDEVYKFAKEQGVKVLSTRSAGFDMYNKALLKKLGMKLTNVPSYSPNAIAEHTVCAALQISRNTAKIRKNVEKYNFTWASDLICREIRTLTVGIIGTGRIGTQAARLFKGLGAKVIGYDLYPNDAAKEVLTYVDSIEKLASQSDILSLHLPGLPEYTHVINDELISKMPDGAIILNSGRGNLIDTKAVLRALDSGKLLGAGLDVYENESKFITKDFSKEGDIDDEVLKELIKRDDVIFTPHTAYFSETAVENLVQGALNSAKNVVESGNDDCLVKY from the coding sequence ATGAATTTAGTGTATTTTAACTTAAAAGATGTAGAAAAAAAAGCTGTTGAACAATGGAAAGCTCAAAATCCAGAAATCAATCTAGAAGTTACTGATAAAGACTTATCTTTAGAAACAAAAGATATGCTAATAGGTAAAGATGCTATTATAATTTCACAAATCAAGGAGATTGATGATGAAGTTTACAAATTCGCTAAAGAACAAGGTGTTAAAGTTCTTTCAACAAGATCTGCCGGTTTTGACATGTACAACAAAGCATTATTAAAAAAATTAGGAATGAAACTTACAAATGTTCCTTCATATTCTCCAAACGCTATCGCAGAACACACAGTTTGTGCTGCTTTACAAATTTCAAGAAATACAGCAAAAATCAGAAAAAATGTTGAAAAATACAATTTTACATGGGCTTCAGATTTAATTTGTAGAGAAATCAGAACATTAACAGTTGGTATAATCGGCACAGGTAGAATCGGTACTCAAGCTGCAAGACTCTTCAAAGGCTTAGGCGCTAAAGTTATTGGTTATGACCTATATCCAAATGATGCTGCAAAAGAAGTTTTAACTTATGTTGATTCAATTGAAAAATTAGCTTCTCAATCAGACATCTTAAGCTTACACTTACCAGGTCTACCAGAATATACTCATGTAATCAATGATGAATTAATTTCAAAAATGCCTGATGGAGCAATCATCTTAAATTCAGGTAGAGGAAATCTTATTGATACAAAAGCTGTATTAAGAGCTTTAGATAGTGGAAAACTTTTAGGCGCCGGTTTAGATGTTTACGAAAATGAATCCAAATTCATCACTAAAGATTTTTCAAAAGAAGGTGATATTGATGATGAAGTATTGAAAGAATTAATCAAGAGAGATGATGTAATATTCACACCTCACACAGCTTACTTCTCAGAAACAGCAGTTGAAAACCTAGTACAAGGTGCATTAAATTCTGCAAAGAATGTTGTAGAATCAGGAAATGATGATTGTTTGGTAAAATATTAA